One genomic segment of Tursiops truncatus isolate mTurTru1 chromosome 4, mTurTru1.mat.Y, whole genome shotgun sequence includes these proteins:
- the LOC101316220 gene encoding short transmembrane mitochondrial protein 1, whose translation MLQFLLGFTLGNVVGMYLAQNYDIPNLAKKLEEIKKDVDAKKKPPSS comes from the coding sequence ATGCTCCAGTTCCTGCTTGGATTTACTCTTGGCAACGTGGTGGGAATGTATCTGGCTCAGAACTATGACATACCAAACCTGGCTAAAAaacttgaagaaattaaaaaggacgTGGATGCCAAGAAGAAACCCCCTAGTTCATGA